Proteins encoded by one window of Amaranthus tricolor cultivar Red isolate AtriRed21 chromosome 4, ASM2621246v1, whole genome shotgun sequence:
- the LOC130810605 gene encoding zinc finger protein ZAT9-like: MSMEKYKCKLCSRKFSNGRALGGHMKSHIMNLASSSSSSFSSSSFYDSDQEKSFDDKPSETESFKKNPKRKRSKTKRIILKSYDDQVKEVTSDEDLAICLMMMSRDTRSNSIKKKIYKCETCNKVFRSYQALGGHRASHKKNRIIGNNLIIEEIKEMGIDYDHENEKKIYDCPICLRVFSSGQALGGHKRSHDVLDYSPKKKKIIVISSNNTFTTTNERLIDLNLPAPLDFDYDQEEISQIDDGHL; encoded by the coding sequence ATGAGTATGGAGAAATATAAATGTAAGTTATGCTCTCGAAAGTTTAGTAATGGAAGAGCTTTAGGAGGTCATATGAAATCTCATATCATGAATTTagcatcatcatcttcatcaagttTTTCATCTTCCTCATTTTATGATTCCGATCAAGAGAAGAGTTTTGATGATAAACCTAGTGAAACTGAATCATTCAAGAAAAACCCAAAAAGGAaaagatccaaaaccaaaaggATTATCTTAAAATCTTATGATGATCAAGTAAAAGAAGTAACTTCTGATGAAGATTTGGCAATTTGTCTTATGATGATGTCAAGAGATACAAGAAGTAATAGCATTAAGAAGAAGATTTACAAATGTGAAACTTGTAATAAAGTATTTAGGTCTTACCAAGCATTAGGAGGGCATAGAGCAAGTCATAAGAAGAACAGAATAATTggtaataatttgattattgaagaGATTAAAGAAATGGGTATTGATTATGATCATGAAAATGAGAAGAAAATTTATGATTGCCCCATTTGTTTAAGAGTTTTTAGTTCTGGACAAGCTCTTGGTGGTCATAAAAGATCTCATGATGTTCTTGATTACAGtccaaagaagaagaagataataGTGATTAGTAGTAATAATACTTTTACTACTACTAATGAAAGGTTAATTGATCTTAATCTTCCTGCACCACTTGATTTTGATTATGATCAAGAAGAGATTAGTCAGATTGATGATGGTCATTTGTGA